From Streptomyces sp. GSL17-111, one genomic window encodes:
- the betT gene encoding choline BCCT transporter BetT: MSTDEPSGTATTPPDHAAAQKSGEGRLKRVVFVGSSLLILAVSIWAIITPEGAEDTIGVMVEWISDGFGWYYFLAATLYLLFVVYVAVSRYGNIKLGPKHSRPDYGLFAWAAMLFAAGIGIDLMFFSVSGPVSHYLAPPEGDAQTVEAARQAVVWTLFHYGITGWAMYALMGMALGYFAFRYRLPLAIRSALYPIIGRRIYGRIGDTVDLAAIIGTVFGISVSLGIGVVQLNYGLNYLFDVPEGTAAQVALIAVAVLMATVSAVAGVDRGIRRLSQLNVLLAILLMGYILFVSSPIRLLNSLILNIGDYVSRFPSMTLNTFAYDQPTEWLNSWTLFFWAWWVAWAPFVGMFLARISKGRTIRQFVAATLIIPFLFTLTFLSVFGNSALFVVRDGDQDFGQTAMNLPEQGFYGLLDQYPGALFSAGLATIVGLLLYVTSADSGALVIGNLSSHLRTPLTDAVPWLRIFWAAATGLLTLAMLLVGGVDALTNATIIMGLPFSFVMFLIIAGLYKALRLERMREEALLTSLPSSLSGRMTHRTAPEWTWRQRLARTMSYPGKHSAAHFLDEVCRPAFQEVAEELRRRDVEAVVTEEMDEELQLPHVGLQVSIGEREEFVYRVWPIETATPAFATRSVTAHDTYVRFEVQLAEGSQGYDVMGYSKEQLIANILDQYERHLEFLRMHREASARSALPDHRPDIAEVHLPEEER; encoded by the coding sequence GTGTCGACCGATGAACCGAGCGGTACCGCCACCACGCCACCGGACCACGCGGCCGCGCAGAAGTCCGGGGAGGGCCGGCTCAAGCGCGTCGTCTTCGTCGGGTCGTCGCTGCTGATCCTCGCCGTCTCGATCTGGGCGATCATCACTCCGGAGGGCGCCGAGGACACCATCGGCGTGATGGTGGAGTGGATCTCGGACGGTTTCGGCTGGTACTACTTCCTCGCCGCGACGCTCTACCTGCTGTTCGTGGTCTACGTGGCCGTCTCCCGGTACGGCAACATCAAGCTCGGGCCCAAGCACTCGCGGCCCGACTACGGGCTCTTCGCCTGGGCGGCGATGCTGTTCGCCGCGGGCATCGGGATCGACCTGATGTTCTTCTCCGTCAGCGGCCCGGTCAGCCACTACCTCGCACCGCCGGAGGGCGATGCCCAGACCGTCGAGGCCGCCCGGCAGGCGGTCGTGTGGACGTTGTTCCACTACGGCATCACCGGCTGGGCCATGTACGCCCTGATGGGCATGGCGCTCGGCTACTTCGCGTTCCGCTACCGGCTGCCGCTGGCCATTCGCTCCGCCCTCTACCCGATCATCGGCCGCCGCATCTACGGACGGATCGGTGACACCGTCGACCTCGCGGCGATCATCGGGACGGTCTTCGGCATCTCCGTGTCGCTCGGCATCGGCGTCGTCCAGCTGAACTACGGGCTGAACTACCTGTTCGACGTACCGGAGGGGACGGCCGCCCAGGTCGCCCTGATCGCCGTCGCCGTCCTCATGGCGACGGTCTCCGCCGTGGCGGGCGTCGACCGCGGCATCCGCCGCCTGTCCCAGCTCAACGTGCTGCTGGCCATCCTGCTGATGGGCTACATCCTGTTCGTCAGCAGTCCGATCCGCCTCCTGAACAGCCTCATCCTCAACATCGGCGACTACGTCAGCCGCTTCCCGTCGATGACGCTCAACACCTTCGCCTACGACCAACCCACCGAGTGGCTCAACAGCTGGACCCTGTTCTTCTGGGCGTGGTGGGTGGCCTGGGCCCCGTTCGTCGGCATGTTCCTGGCCCGCATCTCCAAGGGCCGCACGATCCGGCAGTTCGTGGCGGCCACGCTGATCATCCCGTTCCTGTTCACGCTGACCTTCCTGTCCGTGTTCGGCAACAGCGCGCTGTTCGTCGTCCGGGACGGTGACCAGGACTTCGGCCAGACCGCGATGAACCTCCCCGAGCAGGGGTTCTACGGGCTGCTCGACCAGTATCCGGGGGCCCTCTTCAGCGCCGGACTGGCCACGATCGTCGGCCTGCTGCTCTACGTCACCTCGGCCGACTCGGGCGCGCTGGTGATCGGCAACCTCAGTTCGCACCTGCGCACGCCCCTCACCGACGCCGTGCCGTGGCTGCGCATCTTCTGGGCGGCGGCCACCGGCCTGCTCACCCTGGCGATGCTCCTCGTCGGCGGGGTGGACGCGCTCACGAACGCGACGATCATCATGGGGCTACCGTTCTCGTTCGTGATGTTCCTCATCATCGCCGGGCTCTACAAGGCGCTACGGCTGGAACGCATGCGCGAGGAGGCCCTCCTGACGAGTCTGCCCTCCTCCCTATCCGGCCGGATGACGCACCGCACCGCCCCCGAGTGGACCTGGCGGCAGCGGCTCGCCCGGACCATGTCGTACCCCGGCAAGCACAGCGCCGCGCACTTCCTGGACGAGGTGTGCCGGCCGGCGTTCCAGGAGGTCGCCGAGGAGCTGCGCCGCAGGGACGTCGAGGCCGTGGTCACCGAGGAGATGGACGAGGAGCTGCAGCTCCCGCACGTCGGCCTCCAGGTGTCCATCGGCGAGCGGGAGGAGTTCGTCTACCGGGTGTGGCCCATCGAGACGGCGACGCCCGCGTTCGCCACCCGCTCGGTGACGGCCCACGACACCTACGTGCGCTTCGAGGTGCAGCTTGCGGAAGGCAGCCAGGGCTACGACGTGATGGGGTACAGCAAGGAACAGCTCATCGCCAACATCCTCGACCAGTACGAGCGGCACCTGGAGTTCCTGCGCATGCACCGTGAGGCCAGCGCCCGCTCGGCCCTGCCCGACCACCGTCCCGACATCGCCGAGGTGCACCTGCCGGAGGAGGAGCGCTGA